In Vicinamibacteria bacterium, the following proteins share a genomic window:
- a CDS encoding PspA/IM30 family protein, giving the protein MFTRIGRFFKAIFNAILGEAEAQVPLSMLEQSVREMLDNLRSLREATATTIAFETKAKRDLDAQNARVRNLDKQAEEGLRQGNEKLARRALQLQVEAKGTRERADQTYKASKLRADNARAKLTVEEERVQGKIRQLGELKAIHQMNEAQRRMQAITDEYNIDGAVNVFDKTAGSIQEQADKLSAMDTIAVSEGEDLDRQLAAISQKTEVDAALEALKSRLAEAPTPSAAPAKERQKISSAFDEK; this is encoded by the coding sequence ATGTTCACGCGCATCGGCCGTTTCTTTAAGGCCATCTTCAACGCCATCCTGGGCGAGGCGGAGGCCCAAGTTCCCCTCTCCATGCTGGAGCAGTCCGTGCGGGAGATGCTCGACAACCTCCGCTCCCTGCGGGAGGCCACCGCGACCACCATCGCCTTCGAGACCAAGGCCAAGCGGGACCTGGACGCCCAGAACGCCCGGGTCCGGAACTTGGACAAGCAGGCGGAGGAAGGGCTCCGCCAGGGGAACGAGAAGCTGGCCCGGCGCGCCCTGCAGCTCCAGGTCGAGGCCAAGGGCACCCGCGAGCGAGCGGATCAGACGTACAAGGCGTCCAAGCTGCGGGCGGACAACGCGCGCGCCAAGCTGACGGTGGAAGAGGAGCGGGTGCAGGGCAAGATCCGCCAGCTCGGCGAACTCAAAGCCATCCACCAAATGAACGAGGCCCAGCGGCGCATGCAGGCCATCACCGACGAGTACAACATCGACGGAGCGGTCAACGTGTTCGACAAGACCGCGGGCTCGATCCAGGAGCAGGCGGACAAGCTCTCCGCCATGGACACGATTGCGGTTTCGGAGGGCGAGGACCTGGACCGGCAGCTGGCGGCCATCAGCCAGAAGACCGAGGTGGACGCCGCCTTGGAAGCCCTGAAGAGCCGCCTGGCCGAGGCTCCGACCCCGAGCGCCGCTCCCGCCAAAGAGCGCCAGAAGATCTCCTCCGCCTTCGACGAGAAGTAG
- a CDS encoding S41 family peptidase: protein MKPARFTALCMGLLAASTLAGGFLGDRVLAGGGRLSDHLRLYTAMLGAVEDEYAEEVKSDRLVSASIRELLRTLDPHSNFFEAKEYTNLQERQKGSYYGLGITVQAIDGNITVVAPFEGTPAFRLGIRAGDVISRIEGQDARGMTIDDAVKRLRGPKGTPIHITILRQGYEAPLEFTVIRDAIPLHSVPYYFMANKTVGYVRLTDFNETTACRPGEGTDCERELERALKSMQRSGATSFLLDIRDNPGGLLDQAFAVSNLFLKKGQLVVFTRGRAKRDESNYVTEAESPFVGVPLVVLTSRHSASAAEIVAGAIQDHDRGLIVGETTFGKGLVQTIMPLRNVRGYALALTTARYYTPSGRSIQRDYGSTALEEYYSPRDRKPCDQGTGEAKLTDAGRKVYGGDGITPDYCVEPETPSKFVAGLITRQAILNFSRAYEAAEGTGVAQIAGTGSRSQAQSSKVRLIGRDFKVDDRVFAEFRASLSAQKLRYTEEELTANKEALSRLILEEVLRQVFGEGEARKRTLAFDPQVKKALELAPRAERLLSDPQRYVAEREAERRLASLAR, encoded by the coding sequence ATGAAACCAGCCCGCTTCACCGCTCTCTGCATGGGGCTCTTGGCCGCATCCACGCTGGCCGGGGGTTTCTTGGGTGACCGGGTGCTCGCGGGGGGCGGCCGCCTCTCCGATCACCTGCGTCTGTACACCGCCATGCTGGGAGCGGTGGAAGACGAGTACGCGGAGGAGGTCAAGAGCGATCGCTTGGTTTCGGCTTCCATCCGGGAGCTGCTCCGGACCCTCGACCCCCACTCGAATTTCTTCGAAGCCAAGGAATACACGAACCTTCAAGAGCGGCAGAAGGGCTCCTACTACGGCCTCGGGATCACCGTGCAGGCCATCGATGGGAACATCACCGTGGTGGCCCCCTTCGAGGGCACGCCCGCCTTCCGGCTGGGCATCCGGGCCGGGGACGTGATCAGCCGTATCGAGGGACAAGACGCCCGAGGCATGACCATCGACGACGCCGTGAAGCGGCTGCGCGGCCCGAAGGGGACGCCCATCCACATCACCATCTTGCGCCAGGGCTACGAGGCCCCCCTCGAGTTCACAGTGATCCGCGACGCCATCCCCCTCCATTCCGTGCCCTATTACTTCATGGCCAACAAGACGGTGGGTTACGTGCGGCTCACCGATTTCAACGAGACCACCGCCTGCCGCCCCGGGGAGGGGACGGACTGCGAGCGGGAGCTGGAGAGAGCCCTGAAGAGTATGCAGCGGAGCGGGGCCACGTCGTTCCTGCTGGACATCCGGGACAATCCGGGAGGGCTGCTCGACCAGGCCTTCGCCGTCTCCAACCTCTTCTTGAAGAAGGGCCAGCTCGTGGTCTTCACTCGCGGGCGGGCGAAGCGGGACGAGTCGAACTACGTCACGGAGGCGGAAAGCCCCTTCGTGGGCGTCCCCCTCGTGGTCCTGACCTCCCGGCACAGCGCGAGCGCGGCCGAGATCGTGGCGGGGGCCATACAGGATCACGACCGGGGCCTGATTGTGGGGGAGACCACCTTCGGGAAGGGTCTCGTCCAGACCATCATGCCCCTGAGGAACGTGCGCGGCTACGCCCTCGCGCTGACCACCGCCCGCTACTACACGCCCTCCGGCCGGTCCATCCAGCGGGACTACGGCTCCACCGCCCTCGAGGAGTACTACTCCCCGCGTGACCGCAAGCCCTGCGACCAGGGGACGGGGGAGGCCAAGCTGACCGACGCCGGGCGCAAGGTCTACGGGGGCGACGGCATCACCCCCGATTACTGCGTGGAGCCGGAGACGCCTTCCAAGTTCGTCGCCGGCCTCATCACCCGCCAGGCCATCCTGAACTTCTCCCGCGCCTACGAGGCGGCGGAGGGGACGGGGGTCGCCCAGATCGCGGGCACGGGCTCGCGTTCCCAGGCCCAGTCGTCGAAGGTCCGGTTGATCGGGCGTGACTTCAAGGTGGACGACCGCGTGTTCGCCGAATTCCGGGCCTCCTTGAGCGCCCAGAAGCTGCGCTATACGGAGGAGGAGTTGACGGCGAACAAAGAGGCCCTGTCCCGATTGATCCTGGAGGAGGTGCTGCGCCAGGTCTTCGGGGAGGGGGAGGCGCGCAAGCGCACCCTGGCCTTCGACCCCCAGGTCAAGAAGGCCCTGGAGCTCGCCCCCCGCGCCGAGCGGCTCCTCTCGGACCCCCAGCGCTACGTGGCCGAGCGAGAGGCGGAGAGGCGGCTGGCCTCTCTGGCGAGATAA
- a CDS encoding VTT domain-containing protein, producing the protein MYGFVLWVQEVLVPLLGTAGLFVAAFLDSSFLSLPEINDLLVVTAASARPETAWFAVTMATLGSLTGCSLLWWLGRRGGEALLVRRFGPERTERTRAAFRRFGVLSLAVPALLPPPIPFKIFVLSAGVFAFPYRRFLLTLLVARGLRYTFWGLMGIVYEDEALNLLHTIDQWTAEHTPILLAVVAAIALLALARYLRRRTRPDAGIGGVR; encoded by the coding sequence GTGTACGGATTCGTCCTGTGGGTGCAGGAGGTGCTGGTCCCGCTGCTCGGGACGGCGGGGTTGTTCGTGGCCGCTTTTCTGGACTCCTCGTTCCTGAGCCTGCCCGAAATCAACGATCTGCTGGTGGTGACCGCGGCTTCCGCTCGGCCGGAGACGGCCTGGTTCGCTGTAACCATGGCCACCTTGGGCTCCTTGACGGGGTGCTCCTTGCTCTGGTGGTTGGGGCGCCGGGGAGGCGAGGCACTCCTCGTGCGGCGCTTCGGGCCCGAGCGGACGGAGCGGACGCGGGCCGCGTTCCGGCGCTTTGGGGTGCTCTCCCTGGCCGTGCCCGCGCTCTTGCCCCCGCCCATTCCCTTCAAGATCTTCGTGCTGTCCGCGGGCGTGTTCGCCTTTCCCTACCGCCGCTTCTTGCTCACCCTCCTCGTGGCCCGGGGGCTTCGCTACACGTTTTGGGGCCTCATGGGCATCGTCTACGAGGATGAGGCCTTGAACCTGCTGCACACGATCGATCAATGGACGGCGGAGCACACCCCGATCCTGCTCGCGGTGGTGGCGGCGATCGCTCTGCTCGCCCTCGCGCGCTACCTCCGCCGTAGAACCCGCCCGGACGCCGGCATTGGTGGGGTCCGGTGA
- a CDS encoding outer membrane beta-barrel protein gives MQRAMAVLTLALVAAVPASARAGGLDLRLGAFFPSGNSNLFDDDNQLYLHNGHPVTKSDFNGIYGGLEYNARLARNVEIGFSVDGYGRSLDTSYRDFVSPSGDEIRQTLRLNIVPVGVSIRIVPTNRRAALAPYIAVGADLVFWNYEEFGDFVDFSAPAPQPIVPDHFKSSGVSPGAHVAVGLRIALSRDFSLVGEGRYLWAKADMGGDFAATQPGLGNRIDLGGASATLGIHLRF, from the coding sequence GTGCAACGAGCCATGGCGGTCCTCACCTTGGCCCTTGTGGCGGCCGTGCCGGCGTCCGCGCGTGCAGGCGGTCTGGACCTGCGGCTGGGCGCGTTTTTTCCGAGCGGCAACAGCAACCTCTTCGACGACGATAATCAACTCTACCTTCACAATGGTCATCCCGTCACCAAGAGCGACTTCAACGGCATCTACGGCGGCTTGGAGTACAACGCCCGTCTCGCCCGCAATGTGGAGATCGGGTTCAGCGTCGACGGCTACGGCCGCTCGCTGGACACGTCCTACCGTGATTTTGTGTCGCCGAGCGGAGATGAGATCCGGCAGACCCTGCGACTGAACATCGTGCCGGTGGGGGTCTCGATTCGGATTGTGCCCACCAACCGCCGCGCCGCCCTGGCGCCCTACATTGCGGTGGGGGCGGACCTCGTCTTTTGGAACTACGAAGAATTTGGTGACTTCGTGGACTTCTCGGCCCCCGCTCCTCAGCCCATCGTCCCGGACCATTTCAAATCGAGCGGCGTCAGCCCGGGGGCGCACGTGGCGGTGGGCCTGCGGATCGCGCTAAGCCGCGACTTCAGCCTGGTGGGGGAAGGTCGGTACCTGTGGGCCAAAGCGGACATGGGGGGCGACTTCGCGGCCACCCAACCTGGCCTCGGGAACCGCATCGACCTAGGGGGCGCGAGCGCCACCCTGGGGATCCACCTCCGCTTCTAG
- a CDS encoding sigma-54 dependent transcriptional regulator, with product MADRAQTLVLVLDDDDDVRRTCLDLLQARGHQAVGAASVGEGLRLFDERRPQAVLLDLKLPDGAGIDVLREMERRAPGTPVVVISGYGNVTEAVESMRVGAADFIEKPVARERLFQVLDRVLDSPNLGREADLEKLADGSRYGTVGRSDPMRRIYQLVEMAAPTKCRVLISGERGTGKELIARAIHALSPRRDKAFIQMNCAAIPAELIESEMFGHVRGAFTGALGDRKGKFESAAHGTLFLDEIGDMSLMTQVKLLRVLQEGEVTPVGSAESRPVDVRILAATSKNLVEEIERGAFREDLYDRLNVLNIAVPPLRARREDIPELAQHFLRLSSVENDLKPKRLAPRAVDFLTQLPWRGNVRELRNLMERLVVLVSKEVVTHRDVMEALQMTGAGAPADGGPLPLRQARSRFERQYILERLSANRGNLGETARDLGIERTNLYRKMKQLGLSSDKGARTHTGARKTTS from the coding sequence ATGGCAGACCGCGCTCAGACCCTGGTCCTCGTCCTCGATGATGACGACGACGTGCGCCGCACGTGCCTGGACCTCTTGCAGGCGCGCGGTCATCAGGCGGTGGGAGCGGCGTCGGTGGGAGAGGGCCTGCGGCTGTTCGACGAGCGGCGCCCGCAGGCCGTGCTCCTGGACCTGAAGCTCCCGGATGGCGCGGGAATCGACGTGCTCCGAGAGATGGAGCGGCGGGCCCCGGGGACGCCGGTGGTGGTCATATCGGGGTATGGCAACGTCACGGAGGCGGTGGAGTCCATGCGCGTGGGGGCTGCCGACTTCATCGAGAAGCCGGTGGCCCGCGAGCGTCTGTTCCAGGTTCTGGACCGGGTCCTGGATTCGCCCAACCTGGGGCGGGAGGCGGATCTCGAGAAGCTGGCCGACGGTTCGCGCTATGGCACGGTGGGCCGATCCGATCCCATGCGGCGCATCTATCAACTCGTGGAGATGGCCGCCCCCACCAAGTGCCGGGTCCTGATCTCGGGGGAGCGGGGGACGGGGAAAGAGCTGATCGCACGCGCCATCCACGCCCTCTCCCCGCGGCGGGACAAGGCCTTCATCCAGATGAACTGTGCGGCCATCCCCGCGGAGCTCATCGAGAGCGAGATGTTCGGCCACGTTCGGGGGGCCTTCACGGGCGCCCTCGGCGACCGCAAGGGCAAGTTCGAGAGCGCGGCCCACGGCACCCTGTTCCTGGACGAGATCGGGGACATGAGCCTGATGACCCAGGTGAAGTTGCTCCGTGTCCTGCAAGAGGGGGAGGTCACCCCGGTGGGGAGCGCGGAGAGCCGGCCCGTCGATGTGCGCATCCTGGCTGCCACCAGCAAGAACCTGGTCGAAGAGATCGAGCGGGGAGCCTTCCGGGAGGACCTTTACGACCGCCTCAATGTCCTCAACATCGCCGTCCCCCCCCTGCGGGCGAGGCGGGAGGACATCCCCGAGCTGGCCCAGCACTTCCTGCGCCTGTCCAGCGTGGAAAACGACCTCAAGCCCAAGCGGCTCGCGCCGCGGGCAGTGGACTTCCTGACCCAGCTCCCCTGGCGGGGCAACGTGCGCGAGCTGCGCAACCTGATGGAGCGGCTGGTGGTGCTGGTGAGCAAGGAGGTCGTGACGCACCGCGATGTGATGGAGGCGCTCCAGATGACGGGGGCGGGGGCGCCCGCGGACGGCGGCCCCCTGCCCCTGCGCCAGGCGCGATCGCGCTTCGAGCGGCAGTACATCCTGGAGCGGCTCTCTGCGAACCGAGGGAACCTCGGGGAGACGGCCCGCGACCTCGGGATCGAGCGGACCAACCTCTATCGGAAGATGAAGCAACTCGGCCTCAGCAGCGATAAAGGGGCCCGCACCCACACGGGGGCTCGGAAGACAACGAGCTAG
- a CDS encoding HEAT repeat domain-containing protein: MTRALAPAVLAIVLFVPDPAGAVARPSFTDLIANLKSPVAKTREEAAVALGKSRRREAVAPLSALIRDPEPRVRLEVVRALRELRDLSAVPALAAAIADGDLKVREEVIGTLVELYADRDRSGPVDRFLQLFSDEYDRSSLPPFTTVDPSVVRALATALREQDKGIREDAAYAIGIVDGRGAVRDLVAALQDAEARVRAAAATAIGKVGTVEDGKALIPLLGDESTEVRNRVLQALGVLKVKEAGPALRELYEANRRKDFAVKVLACLSRIGDPSQADLFRQLLQDPDTDTRRLAIEGLGRILDPSLLPAFKKDYQRERSDELRLAYSFALTLLGDHAFVDSLVLSLPSRTLGTRARNYLLEIGPSLLPELYPYLNDPEAEIRANLCDIMAELGNPEAVPKIEPLLSDPSANVADRANRAVERLRRSAAPPSAAPPASLR; encoded by the coding sequence ATGACCCGCGCGCTGGCACCGGCCGTGCTGGCGATCGTGCTTTTTGTCCCCGACCCCGCGGGGGCGGTCGCCCGTCCTTCCTTCACCGATCTTATCGCCAACCTCAAGAGCCCGGTCGCCAAGACGCGCGAGGAGGCGGCGGTGGCCCTGGGCAAGAGCCGCCGGCGCGAGGCGGTAGCCCCGCTCTCCGCCCTCATCCGTGACCCCGAGCCCCGGGTGCGGCTGGAGGTGGTGCGGGCCCTGCGCGAGCTGCGTGATCTCTCCGCCGTGCCCGCGCTGGCGGCGGCGATCGCGGACGGCGACCTGAAGGTTCGGGAAGAGGTGATCGGGACCCTGGTCGAGCTCTACGCCGACCGCGACCGCAGCGGGCCCGTGGATCGCTTCCTGCAGCTGTTCTCCGACGAATACGACCGTTCCTCCCTCCCGCCCTTCACCACCGTGGACCCGAGCGTGGTCCGGGCCCTGGCCACGGCCCTCCGGGAGCAGGACAAGGGCATCCGGGAGGATGCGGCTTACGCGATCGGCATCGTCGACGGCCGCGGCGCGGTCCGCGACCTGGTGGCCGCGCTCCAGGACGCGGAGGCGCGGGTGAGGGCGGCCGCCGCCACCGCCATTGGCAAAGTGGGAACGGTGGAGGACGGCAAGGCTTTGATCCCGCTCCTGGGGGATGAGTCCACGGAGGTCCGCAACCGAGTGCTGCAAGCCCTGGGGGTCCTCAAGGTGAAGGAGGCGGGGCCCGCGCTGCGGGAGCTCTACGAGGCCAACCGGAGGAAGGACTTCGCGGTCAAAGTCCTGGCCTGCCTCAGTCGGATCGGCGACCCGAGCCAGGCCGATCTCTTCCGCCAGCTGCTGCAGGACCCCGACACGGACACGAGGCGGCTCGCTATCGAGGGCCTGGGGCGAATCTTGGATCCGTCGCTGCTGCCCGCCTTCAAGAAGGACTACCAGCGGGAGCGGAGCGACGAGCTGCGTCTGGCCTACAGCTTCGCCCTCACCTTGCTCGGGGACCACGCATTTGTCGACAGCCTCGTGCTCAGCCTGCCCTCGCGGACGCTCGGCACCCGGGCCCGGAACTACTTGCTCGAGATCGGTCCCAGCCTCCTCCCCGAGCTTTACCCCTACCTCAACGATCCCGAGGCGGAGATCCGGGCCAACCTCTGCGACATCATGGCCGAGCTCGGCAACCCGGAGGCCGTCCCCAAGATTGAGCCGCTCCTCAGCGATCCCAGCGCGAACGTGGCCGACCGGGCCAACCGAGCGGTGGAGCGCCTGCGCCGGAGCGCAGCCCCCCCCTCTGCCGCCCCTCCCGCCTCGCTCCGTTAA
- the uvrA gene encoding excinuclease ABC subunit UvrA, whose amino-acid sequence MPASIVARGVRVHNLKGIDVSIPTRKLVVVTGVSGSGKSSLAFDTLYAEGQRRYVESLSAYARQFLERMEKPALDGVDGVCPAIAIRQRSPARNPRSTVATATEVHDHLRVLFARIGHTFCDSCGSEVVRDTAESVAERLLGLAPGTRLLLGFPVWAGGTPPADVFERLRKRGFSRVLRGEEIASIEEGEAGGAVPDPLVVLVDRLEAGGAARSRLTDSVETALAEGGGQAQVQVVGGPLLRFSESFSCARCARSFPEPQPSLFSFNNPVGACPTCHGFGNLIQVDLDLVIPDKEKSLAGGAVEPWNKPHYRSLLADLKRFARRRGISIETPWSRLDEAHRRLVLEGDEEFPGILGFFRWLEAKKYKVQVRVFLSRYRGYQECPTCHGSRLRKEALCVKIGGRSLDEVSAFSVREARAFLGSLDLEKGERRVASKVLSEINRRLGFLGDVGLDYLTLNRPSGTLAGGEAQRIALATALGTGLVGTLYVLDEPSVGLHPRDTDRLIRILGALRDQGNTVLVVEHDPAIMRAADYIIDLGPGAGEQGGRVVFQGSFPQLLEDGRSLTGKYLRGELRIGVPPRRRRGNGLSLAVRGARTHNLKSIDVRIPLGAFTCVTGVSGSGKSTLVHDVLCGAILRRRLGGERPPGGETVEGIEFVDEVELVDQSPIGRSPRSNPVTYLKAFDGIRELFAGTADARRLGLTASHFSFNVPGGRCEACGGDGQVRVDMQFLADIYLVCEACGGRRYRAPVLEVRYRGRTIDQVLDMTVHEALHFFAGQPRVVRRLKVFEQIGLGYLHLGQPANTLSGGEAQRVKLAAHLLRRPGSRVLYVLDEPTTGLHMGDVSELLSCLQRLLEGGATLLVIEHNLDVIKQADWVIDLGPEGGVEGGQVIFQGTPEGLAAHGRGITSSYLRAALNGSHARGEAAS is encoded by the coding sequence ATGCCCGCATCCATCGTCGCCCGCGGCGTCCGCGTCCACAACCTCAAGGGCATCGATGTCTCCATTCCCACCCGCAAGCTGGTGGTGGTCACGGGCGTCTCCGGTTCCGGCAAGAGCAGCCTGGCCTTCGACACCCTCTACGCCGAGGGGCAGCGCCGCTACGTGGAGAGCCTGTCCGCCTATGCCCGCCAGTTCCTGGAGAGGATGGAGAAGCCCGCGCTGGACGGCGTGGACGGGGTCTGCCCGGCCATCGCCATCCGGCAGCGTTCGCCCGCCCGCAACCCCCGCTCCACGGTGGCCACCGCCACCGAAGTTCATGATCATCTGCGGGTCCTGTTCGCCCGTATCGGCCACACGTTTTGCGACTCCTGCGGGAGCGAGGTCGTGCGGGACACCGCGGAGTCCGTGGCGGAGCGGCTCCTCGGACTCGCCCCCGGGACCCGGCTGCTTCTGGGCTTCCCCGTCTGGGCGGGGGGCACGCCGCCGGCCGACGTCTTCGAGCGCCTCCGCAAGCGTGGGTTCTCGCGGGTGCTCCGGGGTGAAGAGATCGCGTCCATCGAGGAGGGGGAGGCGGGGGGAGCCGTCCCGGACCCCCTGGTCGTGCTGGTCGACCGGCTGGAGGCAGGGGGGGCGGCGCGCTCCCGCCTGACCGACTCCGTCGAGACCGCGCTTGCCGAGGGCGGGGGCCAGGCCCAGGTGCAAGTGGTGGGCGGTCCTCTCCTCCGGTTCTCGGAGAGCTTCTCGTGCGCCCGCTGCGCCCGGTCCTTTCCCGAGCCCCAGCCCAGCCTCTTCTCCTTCAACAACCCGGTGGGGGCATGCCCCACCTGCCACGGTTTCGGGAACCTGATCCAAGTGGATCTCGACCTCGTGATTCCGGACAAGGAGAAGAGCCTGGCCGGGGGCGCGGTGGAGCCCTGGAACAAACCCCACTATCGGAGCCTGCTCGCCGACCTCAAGCGTTTCGCGCGGCGGCGGGGGATCTCGATCGAGACGCCTTGGTCGCGTCTCGACGAAGCCCACCGGCGGCTGGTCCTGGAGGGGGACGAGGAGTTCCCCGGGATCCTGGGCTTCTTCCGCTGGCTGGAGGCCAAGAAGTACAAGGTCCAGGTTCGGGTCTTCCTAAGCCGGTACCGGGGCTACCAGGAATGCCCGACCTGCCACGGCAGCCGCCTGCGGAAGGAGGCCCTGTGCGTCAAGATCGGGGGCCGCAGCCTGGATGAGGTATCGGCGTTTTCCGTCCGGGAAGCGCGCGCTTTCCTGGGGAGCTTGGACCTGGAGAAGGGGGAACGTCGGGTCGCTTCCAAGGTGCTCTCGGAGATCAATCGCCGCCTGGGCTTCCTGGGGGACGTGGGCCTCGACTATCTGACTCTGAACCGGCCGTCGGGCACGCTCGCGGGTGGAGAGGCCCAGAGGATCGCCCTCGCCACCGCCCTGGGCACGGGGCTGGTGGGAACGCTCTACGTCCTCGACGAGCCCTCGGTTGGTCTGCACCCGCGGGACACCGATCGGCTGATCCGGATCCTGGGCGCGCTGCGGGACCAGGGCAATACCGTGCTCGTGGTGGAGCACGACCCCGCGATCATGAGAGCCGCGGACTACATCATCGACCTCGGTCCAGGGGCCGGCGAACAGGGGGGACGGGTGGTGTTCCAGGGCAGCTTCCCGCAGCTGCTGGAGGACGGCCGCAGCCTCACCGGAAAGTATCTGCGGGGCGAGCTGCGGATCGGGGTCCCGCCCCGCCGCCGGCGGGGCAACGGCCTCAGCCTCGCCGTGCGGGGGGCCCGCACCCACAACCTCAAGAGCATCGACGTGCGGATACCGCTGGGGGCGTTCACCTGCGTGACCGGGGTCTCGGGCTCCGGCAAGTCCACCCTCGTCCATGACGTCCTCTGCGGGGCCATCTTGCGGCGTCGCCTGGGGGGCGAGCGCCCGCCGGGAGGGGAGACCGTCGAGGGCATCGAGTTCGTGGACGAAGTCGAGCTCGTCGACCAGTCGCCCATCGGCCGCAGCCCCCGCTCGAACCCCGTCACCTACCTCAAGGCCTTCGATGGGATCCGCGAGCTTTTCGCGGGCACCGCCGACGCCCGCCGGCTCGGCCTCACCGCCAGCCACTTCTCGTTCAACGTGCCGGGGGGCCGGTGCGAGGCCTGCGGGGGCGACGGCCAGGTGCGGGTGGACATGCAGTTCCTGGCGGATATCTACCTGGTCTGTGAAGCCTGCGGCGGCCGCCGCTACCGGGCCCCCGTTCTAGAGGTGCGTTACCGGGGCCGGACCATCGATCAGGTCCTGGACATGACCGTGCACGAAGCTCTCCACTTCTTCGCCGGCCAGCCGCGGGTGGTGCGCCGGCTCAAGGTGTTCGAGCAGATCGGCCTCGGTTACCTCCACCTCGGGCAGCCCGCGAACACCCTCTCCGGGGGAGAAGCCCAGCGGGTGAAGCTGGCCGCCCACCTTCTGCGACGGCCAGGTTCGAGGGTCCTGTACGTGCTCGACGAGCCCACCACCGGCCTGCACATGGGCGATGTGAGCGAGCTGCTGAGCTGCCTGCAGCGGCTGCTCGAGGGGGGAGCCACCCTGCTCGTGATCGAGCACAACCTGGACGTGATCAAGCAGGCGGACTGGGTGATCGACCTGGGGCCGGAGGGAGGGGTGGAGGGTGGCCAAGTGATCTTCCAGGGAACCCCGGAGGGCCTGGCCGCCCATGGTCGGGGGATCACCTCCTCTTACCTCCGCGCCGCCTTGAACGGCTCGCACGCGCGGGGGGAGGCAGCGAGCTGA